DNA sequence from the Oryza brachyantha chromosome 5, ObraRS2, whole genome shotgun sequence genome:
AGATTGTGAGATCAAAGGCATCTACTACTATAATTGATGCCGTTGTGGGGATTGTACTGCATTTTGTGTCATGAGAAGATTAATCACCAAGACTACAAATGGCAAACCTGGAGTGTTGTCACTGAAGGTTCAGTAGTTTCACGAATTGTTCGGAGCACATGAATTTTCTATGAACTTTGGTGGATTCACCCTATTGTTTTCTTGCAAAATTCTTACGTAGCAAACATGTCATGTCAAGCACACTTGTGTGGTGACAAAACAACTTTCTGCAAACATTGTTCAGTGCAGTGAAAAGGGCAGGCAGCATACAACATGGGAAACCAATCACAGATCAATATGGAGAAATGAGCCAAGGAGAACAGAACAAAGCAATGAAAAGAACTGCACAATTGGGAATGAACAGGGGAAATGTAGGAGGGATCAAAGGTACATCAATCTGGTGACATATGAGGGCCATAATGCCATTGAGGCCTTCTAATTAGTACCATGGTGCCAGGTAGGCAACAAAGCTGGGACATGCTGTTTCTCAAAAATGCTTTAGCTTTTCTGAAAGCTACAAAGGCATGAGTTCCCTGGTTGTCAGGGCAGCAttgcaaaaatacaatgataataaaaaggaAGGTAAAACagttcagaattcagacaaCAAACTCCACTGCAGAGCTCACCAGCTATAGGTCATTCAATATGTGCACGTCCATGATTGTCGAGAACATTTCAAGGATGGATTTCTGACCTTAAATCCAGCACTAAAAACATCCTAAGAGAATCCTAAGGAGCTATCCCTCAACAATACTTATTAGGTACCAGGGCAACCAGTAGTACATAATGATGAGGGTCTAAAATACATGACAAACATATAGCCAGGAGAAGACAAATCCCAGATGCATACAAAAACTTGTCCTCTGGATAGAGGCACGGTACAATGAGGGATTTGCATGCCGATCCTTTACATCATTTCAAAGttcaaatcaaacaaatagCTTCTCACGTCTCAGTGTTATTGAAGTAGGAGAAGAACAATGATGAACCACAACAGCACACCAGTCTAAATCTGCAAGTTCTccaaaattgtgtatcaaaaCATCTAGAGTTTTTTCAATGGTTTTTAGACGTAACCACAATCACTAAACTTCTTCTGAATAGTGCAAAAAAGTGCTGGCCtgaccattaaaaaaaactgctgTAATTATATGGTCAGCCACTAATCCGATAGGCAGCACGCTGAGAGCTGATTTATTCACTAGCCAAAGATGTACAATGCTTGTATAACAACTGCTTCCTATCTCTATTTCAATTTAGACAGGATTTCCTCGGTAGGCACCTCCAATGTAGCTCCAGCATGTACCTTCTCAGGCTTCACGACTGCAACAccaaacatttactaattgtCAGACTCTTAAATGTCAGTAAATCAACAAGAcaacaagataaacagtaaagtGGTGTTAATATCGTTCACATCAATGATAGGTAAGTTTCAGGACAATACCTAGGTAATCAAACATAAGAAGAGACGTATTTCTTAAGGTTTGACATCATATATTATCTTAATGAAGTCCACAAGCAACACAGCAATATGGGCAGTAAAGTCAGTACGATACACAATCTGGATATACCATTGCTGGTGGTGGGCATGGCATATAGGGACCACAACTATATTGCTAAAACCAAAAGGCCAAGGAATATGATCAACTTAATGACAAATCTCTTTTATACAGATTTAGATCTCTATAGCAGTTCTACTATTCACCATTGAAGATGAAAAGTCATTTTAGGGCAGCAACACACAGTTTTGGCAATGACACAATCCACAATCTTGCTGTAATGCACAGTATTATGGCATGCCACCGTCATGTGCTTCACTCGGAGGGTGGTAAGAAGAATGAGGGCAGAAGTTAAGATCAACAGGAGGATGAGGATGAGTAGGTCCTCATTGCCCCAGCACCACGGCAAGAGAGGAGAGACCTCCCGTCCCACATGCAAAACGGAGTGTGGATTAacgcatgattaattaagtattagctataaaaaactcaaaaatggattaatatgaacTTCTaagcaatttttctatagattttttttgaaaaaaaaaagtatattgtttagcagttcagtaAGCATGCGCACAGAAAACGAGCAAGTAGAATTTGTGAAAGGggagaaaagaacacagcctaaaTTTATGGAAATAGATTGATAACTCGCTAAAGTTACTAAAGGATAGAGGGAAATAGGTCCATATCTCTAGACcccaatatattttctttatcataGCCCTCCTAGCCATGCACTTCTTGGCATGCAACGCACGCGACTAGCTTGCCTTCCCCATGTAATATAATTGTGGCCCCACATGACAGGCAGCCATTTGTTACaaactaaaacaaacaaaaaaaaagaccttGTGGATGAAAAGCTCTGCTATTTTAATTATCAAAAACCTCAATAACTTTCGACAATGCTATATAAATATGGATAGGTTTAGGAGGAAATAGATGGGAGGACTGTAAGAGtggaaaattttggttaaaggggctccaaaatcaaatttactCTTGTTTTTATCACATAAGTGGCAGATTGTTCAAAGTTGAGGCATGCATTCAAATCCAGAAACTTAATAAGAATAGGAAAATATATTGAGTTACAATGTTATTCTTGAGAAACTATTTCTTAAAAAGCCATTGTTGTACAGCATTGGCTTTTCTTATAGAAGGTTTTATTCATGCTGAAAAGCATCATGTGAATAAACACAGTAATAGAACTGAGGTGATACTATGGTCCTCGGCCTAGAACTAAAAACACTTGACAATTGCCCTAAAATTCAATCCTTATTCAGTCTATTAAAGCTTTTAAGATGACTCTTCTAAAAGATATGGTTAGATATCAACTTTCCGCATTAAACTGCCCAAAGTCCCACAAGTAAGAGGAAAATatgcaatataagcatatatcaTGAAAGGACCATGGTTTCTAAAATGTCACCTAGGCAACTGAGCATTGTCAGGAAGCAAAGCATTGCCATCGCATAGAGTTCTTGTCGActttttgactttttacattcaattgaaaaaataattagttctCTAGTATGCCTCTTGTGCTCATGTGTGCAAGGCGTCGCCTTACACTTGCCTCAAATGCCTAGGTGTCGGTGTGTCGCCTAGGCAATTGGGCAGAGGTGAGTCCCTTGCCTCGCCTTGTCGCCTGGAGAACGCTGGATAGGACACGTCAATAATTTTAACAAATCAATGGAAAGCATACTACAGTACTGATCAATCTGTATAGTACATGGAAAGCTCACTTGTTCTAGGGTAAGCATCATGTTAGCTAATTCATGTCCTGAAATGTACACGCAAAGTGCACTTGTTCTCTCACCAGATTAGCTACTTCCATGGTATCATGACAAGCTTTGCAACTACTGAATCACTGGTTTCAGCTAAGGTGATTCTAGGTTAATCAAATTGCTCTTAATGGAGACAGATTGGATAGGACTGGAATAACTGGTGTGGAAGTATGAGTGCATAGGTCAGACAATTGGGAATGTAGGATGGTCAAgacaaaaaggaaataaagagTTGTTGGGACTTGGGGGATAACCAAGGATTTCCAAAAGGCATAGCATTATATATAACTAGCGTAAATGGATTTATTAACAACTAAAAGGATCCATTCTTTGCTGTAATTAATCAAACCAAACTGCAAGTATAGAACCAGGGTGAATCTCCATGCAGAAgtattttctcatttatttactttgcAGGGCAACATAAGTTGCATCTATTGCAAGAGAGTCATCAGGTCCACAATTGGCTGTTATGTCTTCAGTCCTATCCACCAGTGGCCAATGCCATATTCTTCCAGGGCAACCGTGGAATTGAAACTATAAAATGGTGTGAAAATAAggccatcctaaaatatagtgCATTAGTTTGAACTGAGCATTAGATTTGTCATGCTGAATGTCACcacacaaggaaaaaaaaacaacctgGCAGCTGGCAAGGGTGGGCATAATGCACTCAGTCAACCAAAAGtgaacattaaaaaaaatcactgctACAAGCTACATCTAGTACACAGAAAAATGAACCTTGGGAACTACATAAAAACTAGTTGCACCAGGAGCCagccacaaaaaaaaaggagtgtaatacaattaataaatcaatttgtAATTATATACCTTCAGCAATTCCTTATTTCAATTTGTACTCAGGAATCGTTTCATTTGCATGGTACAGCGGCAAATTGTTTCAAAAGTAGCAACTCTAATATGCTCTATGTGATTTCCAGTGACTAAATACGTGTTGCATTAGAGCCTCTGCTCCTTCTGGCGGAGTGTTGCCCAACTTTTATCTGTTTTGAAAATTCCAATTTTCAAGTGTAATTGTGCATCGTTCCGGCACCTCTTATTCATCAAAGAACAAATGATAACTAAGGCCAGCATCCATAGGTCCAATTCTCAACTATCCTGCACGAATCAACCTAAATTTCGAGCCACCCGAAGCCCTAGCTCGGAAATTTGCACAGGCAAACACGCGAGGGAGTATCTCGACACCCTGAGATCCCAGGCAGAACGGGAGGGAGCGTGGAGAGGTACCGAAGGATCCGGAGGGGCCGCGCTGGGTCTGGACGATCATGTGGGTGATGAAGTGCGCGGCCTCGCGGGCGTCGGAGAGCGCGCGGGTGGCCTCGTCGGAGCCCGGGGAGAGGCCCCGGTGCTCCTCGAAGCGGCGCCGGATCTCCACGGCGGACTCCGTCAGCATCAGCTTGTCGCCGGCGAacgtccgccgcgccgcccgcagcaCCGCCCGGTAAGCTGCCAaaccctccgccgccgccgccgccattttTTCCGGAGGAGAGGTGTGGTGGGCGTGGTATAGGAGCCGGCGATGGGCCGATGGGTTGGCAAGGCCACCAACGCCGACTTTAGCCCTTTCTAGGGtatatgttcatttttttttccctgttaacttagttttttttttagaactccCTGTTAACTTAGTTAAGATTAAATAAGTTTGATTGGgataataaaactataaaaagcAAAAACGTCTTGCAGTTTGAAACTGGGgcactaaaatataaaagagtaCGACTAGGATATCAGCCGGAAGATCGGGttataaaattctaaaacttTAGTCTAGGTTGTGGAGAGGGTCTCggtatgtttttttgcaaaaagagaTATCTGCACCAAGAAATATGTGATCGTAAAACGACTTTGTTTAATGTAAGCCCTTTTATTACGATCGGAATACGAATGAGATCAAAAAGACCATCATTGGGGCAAACAATGCAATAGTTTATCACGAGATGTCGTTGCTTCGCGAGATGATTAAACGAGTATTTGACATATTAAACAAATCCACACTTTACTCCTCATAAATTGCGCTCCTGTCACTGGATTCTCGCTGACAATATATCAAGTATCGACACCTTACCAGGTATCAACTGATACTAGGCAGCTCGTATATAGACCAAGATATCAAGTATCAACACCTTACCAGGCATCAGCTGATACCAATCGGTACCATGTGTGATATCTATATGTATCAATACCTATAGCACTAGGTATCGGTTAGATTGATATCCATATGTATTGGTACCTCTAGGACAACGTATCAACTGATACCAATTGGTACGAGGCATGATACCTATAGATACACCCGAGTAATAGCTATCGGTTGATACTCATATATACCAGGGTTGGGTTGGTACCTATGGCCATCAACCATGATACCACAAGTATCATCCTTGATACCTTGTGAGTACTAGCTAAGAATGACATACCTACGTTGAAAAGTAGACGAGAAATGCAGCGGGTTGATGAGGAGTAGGACAATTGCCAATCAAAGCTCTAGATCTAATGCTTCCTTGGCCTCTCTGCTCCCTGCCCATCATTCTCATTGTCGACATGAGCTTGAACATCTAGCTATGGAAAATAGCTTAAGCCCTTAGGTTTGTTGTTGGTGGTCTGCTCCACTGCTGTCATACCTCTACCAGTGAAGAGAGGTGGTGCTAGATTTTAGTTGGAGCATTGTTGAAGCCTGATGTTGGCAGTGAAGTAGGGAGAGGGCAAGACGGAGGGAACAGGGCCAGTCCTGACTTTTCAAGGACCTGGTGCGAAACTAAACATAGAGGTCTCTATCATACTATCATGCTATATGataataatcaatatatatatacaagtatatacatatgtacgTGTGAATTATTgctgtaaatatttaaattgcattaagaaaataatattatataaaaaacatggtaCATGTTATCTCAAAAATTTCATCTGACGTTTTTAGATGCGAAATCATTGATAATGGCACCAATATCAATTTCATCCAATAGTTTCTTCTCAATGCATAAAGATGAACCTAGGTAATTGATGATAGATGAATATTAGAAATTTCAGAATATATCGGTCGGGGTAGGCGTAGGGTCCCTTGGGAATTGGGGGCCAATGGTGGCCGCACCTCCAACCCCTCTCAGGGGTCAGGACCGAtcctaagagcatccctaacagctcatctaaatttggtcatccatatctttatttagatgatcatctaaaacatttttatccttcatattcCTTTGCactctagcagatcatctatatatgacatactctatatctatttggaggattggagagagaacatctaaatatagagtttctctcttctaatatggatgacatctaaaaatagatgatgtgatagatgttctgctggagcttaacttttactcttcatcctctatttctaggatgaaGGATGTGATAAATgagttgttggggatgctTAAAAGGGAAGGAATCGCCGGAGTGCCGCTATGTCTGAGGGAGCCGCTTGGAATGGCAGATCTACTTGTAGCTCTACGCTCCGAAGACGTTGATGTTGGTCAAAATGACAAAGTGCGGTGCCTGCAGCCTCAgtgagaaaaaggaaagcgtGGTTGACGCCTGTGAAcaaattgaaaaagaaaaaaactgctCGTTCTACGTCATTAATGAATCCCGTCTTGGATAGAAGGCCGTACTTTAGTCTTTCCGAATTTAAAACCAAACTTACTTGCATCTATCTAAACTTATAacccattttattttacatatagtTTTTGCATACCATTAAATAAcgagtaaattttataaatcaaCTGGCATTATATGCCAAGTTTCACGTaaccatatgtttttttacgtGATATATAACCACACTTAtcatgataatatattttcataaaaccaTATTATCGACCAATTATTGCTTTGACTcacctaaatttattagttaaaaatatgtaaatcacATCTGATTTTATGAGTTCTTTTACATATCACCtagcatttttattttgatacaatatcatgttaaattaattaatagggTAGTTTTGTGGGAGTCTTTGACTATAATATTTATGGTTATGTGCAACGTGCCAAAATCCATATCATTTTGTTCAATGTGGACCATAATATATGCgcttttgtgaaatttacatCAGCAATATATTAGACATAACAATGCTCTTACACTAATTTGAACCAACAATTCATTCATGTGACCTGTCTATTTGACGACTATGAACAATATAAATTTACATGggcaaaaaaaatgctattttcaaataaaaccaaTGTAGAACAAAAGGATATTGTTCGCCCTATACTTTTTTAGGATGAAAAAAGATTGTAACTTTGTGATGAATAATACTACCTTTGTCTCAAAATGTAAGCGCTCAAGTAGTTCACTCGAGGATAATGGAATgatgtaaaattaaataagggaCGACTATGATGGTTGAGACAAGGCAATACGTGCGATAATTACAATATTATATGACAATGCACATTAATTCCCTTGATTTCTataatgaatatattttgtatataggAAATTTTGCTACATGACATTCTGACTTCGCGAAAGTAGCTAGAGACACTGCAAAAAGTCATGTTTAAGGGAAGACACTGTCTAAAGCTGAAAATGAGCTGTAGGACACTGCCTCTCTTTTCCGGTGTATCCGTGCCGAtgtggagagagaaagaaaaattttgcTAAAATGCCCTTGCCTGATTTAGTTGCCCCAACTGTCTTGACTATATCGGACAAAGGTATTTTTATCCATTGGTGTCAAAATTTTCCTTCTCTCTTCATGTCGGCGTcaaaatttttcttctctccgcATCGGCAAGTGATATCCTACGGCTAATTTTCAGATTTCGGGTGTGTCTTCTCCACTTTGCAGTATCCCCCGCTAATTTCACGGTTCCGATGTCCTGTAGCCAAATTtccctttatatatatttagactCATTAGTATTAATCTAGAAAGGAGCACCACGTGAAACGAAGGTAATATACTACGTGCCAtgtcataaaaaatgatggtATATTCCATTCCTTCGCTTGGGATTACTtattttaattagaaaaacaGATACCTTCCAAACAGTGCATAAAAGGAATAGTGGCACTCCTTTGTTCcagtaaaaaaaccaaaccaagaATGACAAATATAACTCAGAATCAACTATTGATAAGGCACAACAACGCAGCTTTAAAATGTTGGCCATATGTGATAGTCAGACAGGGCAAAGAACCTGGAAATGTGAAACCTGAACAACGATAATTATTCAATAGAACACAACCAAGCGCACAAAAGTATAATACTACTCTACAGTATTTAACAGGCATTTCGTGTTTCCATTTATTTGCCCTTCAAGGGATTTTAAGCGATGGCCACAACCACCGCTCAGCCGTATTTTCGGTAGCAACAGCAGATTATTAATCATCTTTAAGGTAAACATATCTATCTCTctctgttaaaaaaaagggtaaaCATATCTGTACAAAATTCGTTGATATTAGTTTGACAACTGGAAGCAAGTGTGAAATGGTTACTACAGCGACCACCTCGTATCAAGGTTGACATCAATAGCACACAGACCGGTGAGTTGACAACCTTGTGGTTCATTACTGCATGCAGGAGTGTACATAACTGAAATGCAGCAATGGTATGCAGGACTACTTTCAAGTGTATAGAGTTATAGAGCAAGAAACCACAGTGCTCATcattttcccaaaaatttgTGCCGCGGTATACCTgccaataaaaatatctttgtGAGAGTCGTACTCCAAACAGATACAAAGTTCAATAACTTGTCAGGTGCCATCATACCACAATAGAAATGAACAGGCAAGTTCTTAAAGAATCCAATATACAGAAGCCCAAAGATGAGTTGATCTTCATcgtaaagatatatatatctaaaaaactgataattcaaaaaatgaatttcaaatatttcaaatgtcATTGTTGAGATTCCTGAAACAAATCACCTACTAGTTCaagcaaaagtgaaatatATTGAGGAAAGATGAAAATCTACTAATATTTCAACATTTGGCAGCAATTTCAGTTCTCTATCTAATGCACTATTTGCTATATTCTTTTCCCAAGAGTTGAAACACCATGTAACAGACAAAAAAACATTCCATGCAAGCCCTAAGTAGTAGTATAATGATTTCCAAAcaataatacatataaaatcgATCATAAGGAAAATCATAAAGTTTCTCAATAATACTTgcactgtatttttttttaaaaaaaaatcaatgcttTCTCATCTGGTTACAAATTCCAAGATTTCGAGCATAATTATGTTTCAGATAACCAAAGTTTGATGTATAGAAGCTACAGCATTAAAAACTGTtcactaaaaaaaacttcataatttgaagttttctataaatataatcgaAGTTCGATATATGAAAGAAACATCAGTAAATTGTTCACAAAAAATACTTCAGGACacaaacttatataaatcctagaaaaaaaaattaattaaaacagcATATCTGTGAC
Encoded proteins:
- the LOC102712363 gene encoding mitochondrial zinc maintenance protein 1, mitochondrial — encoded protein: MAAAAAEGLAAYRAVLRAARRTFAGDKLMLTESAVEIRRRFEEHRGLSPGSDEATRALSDAREAAHFITHMIVQTQRGPSGSFVVKPEKVHAGATLEVPTEEILSKLK